Proteins encoded by one window of Paenibacillus sp. DCT19:
- a CDS encoding carbohydrate ABC transporter permease, with product MSYSQRRKVTNSIIFIVLAIGAIAMVAPLIWMLSTSLKEKQDVFALPPVWIPEVFQFEKYKEIWEAGPLLSGIKNSLIIALSVTVVGTFTSSIAAFAFAKLRFPHKNKLFLALLASMMIPYPTVMIPQFMMFSKLGWVDTLLPLIVPGLFGNVIMIFFLRQYLLSVPDAIIEAAKIDGSSYFRLYSSITFPLIKPAIAAQLILWFMGIWNDYLAPIIYLNSPEKQTLQLVIANFNATYAIQTDYPLIMAASIVALLPVLIVFLVFQKQIIESVAISGVKG from the coding sequence ATGTCTTACAGTCAAAGAAGGAAAGTAACGAACTCGATTATTTTTATCGTACTCGCGATTGGTGCTATAGCAATGGTTGCCCCATTGATCTGGATGCTGTCCACGTCGTTGAAGGAGAAACAGGATGTATTTGCACTTCCTCCTGTGTGGATTCCAGAAGTATTCCAATTTGAAAAGTATAAAGAAATCTGGGAAGCTGGCCCGTTACTCAGCGGGATCAAAAACAGCTTGATCATTGCATTGAGTGTCACTGTGGTGGGTACATTTACGTCCAGTATCGCCGCTTTTGCTTTTGCCAAATTGAGATTTCCACATAAAAACAAACTGTTTCTTGCTCTGCTTGCATCCATGATGATTCCTTATCCAACTGTCATGATTCCACAATTTATGATGTTCTCTAAGCTGGGCTGGGTAGATACATTACTGCCGCTGATTGTACCCGGATTGTTCGGTAACGTCATTATGATCTTCTTCCTGCGGCAATATCTGCTTAGTGTTCCAGATGCGATTATAGAAGCAGCCAAAATTGATGGAAGCTCCTATTTCCGGCTCTATTCCAGCATTACCTTCCCATTGATCAAACCTGCGATTGCAGCACAGTTAATTCTGTGGTTCATGGGAATCTGGAATGATTATCTGGCTCCAATTATCTACCTGAACTCACCGGAGAAGCAGACCTTACAGCTTGTTATCGCAAACTTCAATGCGACCTATGCGATACAGACGGATTATCCGCTTATTATGGCTGCGTCCATCGTTGCGTTGCTCCCAGTACTCATTGTCTTCTTAGTCTTCCAGAAGCAAATTATTGAATCTGTTGCGATCTCTGGAGTAAAAGGATGA
- a CDS encoding arabinan endo-1,5-alpha-L-arabinosidase, whose product MLLFLLIGATGCSGEGAEADVPRPTFPEEPQDTVLYDTSILDDESRWTVNNAHDPAIIKTDQGYYVYSTDVRVAGEPKPGVMVRKSQDLINWTWVGQALPGIPQEALDWTGAVNLWAPDVTKVGDTYRMYYSASTFGSTRSAIGLQTSTSPEGPWKDEGLVVSTLENEQDKLNAIDANPVLDADGNPWMVYGSFFDGIYIAPLDPDTGKIKEEGYGTRIAARDRATEEGAVEGPYIVYHPEFKKYYLFVSYDSLFEDYNVRVARADSITGPYTDINGMNMLDTEHLPQYEIGTKVVGGYRFTEGEGWVAPGHNSVLQDGDDYYIVHHARGETDKNWPYLHVRKMLWTKDGWPVVSPERYAGETVQDIPKSMIAGEWEGMELDPSVDGQVQASPFTLQRNGKVTSENDSGTWTFDGKHTLTIEWKERNSNGASTEELQVIPSWDWELSKPALVVTGLNDRGIAVWGKQLSEEVR is encoded by the coding sequence GTGCTATTGTTCCTATTGATTGGTGCGACGGGTTGTTCTGGAGAGGGGGCAGAGGCAGATGTGCCTCGCCCGACCTTCCCTGAGGAACCACAAGATACCGTACTTTATGATACTTCCATATTGGATGATGAGTCTCGTTGGACAGTAAATAATGCCCACGACCCAGCGATTATCAAAACAGATCAGGGTTACTATGTATATTCCACAGACGTTCGTGTTGCGGGAGAACCTAAACCTGGTGTGATGGTGCGAAAATCACAGGATCTCATCAACTGGACATGGGTTGGTCAAGCCCTACCAGGCATTCCGCAGGAAGCATTGGACTGGACAGGAGCCGTGAATTTATGGGCACCGGATGTTACGAAGGTAGGGGATACGTACCGCATGTATTACTCGGCTTCTACTTTTGGCAGCACGCGGTCAGCCATTGGTTTGCAGACATCCACTTCTCCAGAAGGGCCTTGGAAAGACGAAGGACTTGTAGTGAGCACATTGGAGAACGAACAGGATAAACTAAATGCCATTGATGCGAATCCTGTGTTGGATGCCGACGGCAATCCGTGGATGGTGTACGGCTCATTCTTCGATGGCATTTATATTGCGCCACTCGATCCAGACACGGGCAAAATTAAGGAAGAGGGTTATGGTACTCGCATTGCCGCACGTGATCGGGCAACCGAAGAGGGGGCAGTGGAAGGACCGTACATCGTATACCATCCTGAGTTCAAAAAATACTATCTATTTGTCTCGTATGATTCCTTGTTCGAGGATTACAACGTAAGGGTCGCGCGTGCTGATTCAATTACAGGCCCGTACACAGATATAAACGGCATGAACATGCTTGATACAGAGCATCTACCACAATACGAGATTGGAACCAAGGTGGTAGGTGGTTATCGCTTTACAGAGGGTGAGGGCTGGGTTGCTCCCGGTCATAATTCTGTATTGCAAGACGGTGACGATTATTACATCGTGCATCATGCCAGAGGGGAGACGGATAAAAACTGGCCGTACCTGCATGTGCGCAAGATGTTATGGACGAAGGATGGCTGGCCAGTTGTCTCGCCCGAACGTTATGCTGGCGAGACAGTACAGGATATTCCTAAATCGATGATTGCTGGGGAATGGGAAGGTATGGAGCTTGATCCGTCTGTTGACGGACAGGTTCAAGCATCTCCATTCACCTTGCAGCGTAACGGCAAAGTCACAAGCGAAAACGATTCAGGTACGTGGACATTCGATGGCAAACACACACTCACGATTGAATGGAAGGAACGTAATTCAAACGGAGCATCCACAGAGGAGCTGCAAGTGATCCCGTCGTGGGACTGGGAACTGAGCAAGCCAGCTCTTGTGGTCACAGGTCTGAATGACCGTGGCATCGCCGTATGGGGGAAACAACTGAGCGAAGAGGTTCGATGA
- a CDS encoding DinB family protein has translation MNHPQEMYQYHTWATHTILGRIQELPDSVLHQEVNSSFPTLAHALSHMYAVDQMWYLVLTGVSMPEALQMCMPRNEEIYDSIEDYSKRFAELSQQYTAWFQDHIDLEHTILLDNPFAGIRNTSLAEIIFHLINHGTYHRGNISTMLRQLGHASIMNDYSLFWYTKPATA, from the coding sequence ATGAACCATCCGCAAGAAATGTATCAGTATCACACTTGGGCTACACACACCATTCTGGGGAGAATTCAAGAATTACCAGACAGCGTATTACATCAGGAGGTGAATAGTTCATTTCCCACCCTCGCTCATGCACTAAGTCATATGTATGCTGTTGATCAAATGTGGTATCTGGTACTAACAGGTGTCAGTATGCCCGAAGCTCTACAAATGTGCATGCCACGCAATGAAGAGATATACGATTCTATAGAGGACTATAGCAAGCGATTTGCAGAATTATCACAACAATATACAGCGTGGTTTCAAGATCACATCGATCTGGAACACACGATTCTGCTGGATAATCCATTCGCGGGAATTCGAAATACCAGCCTTGCGGAGATCATCTTTCACCTGATTAATCACGGAACGTACCACCGAGGGAATATTTCTACAATGCTGCGTCAGTTAGGTCATGCCTCTATTATGAATGACTACAGCCTCTTCTGGTATACGAAGCCTGCTACAGCTTAG
- a CDS encoding transcriptional regulator produces the protein MIYIKDLKSGVNIFKALSSEIRIQIIELLAKNQSLNLNDLATKLGLSNGAITMHIKKLEESGLIEINTAVGKHGIQKICYLNEEKLMVDLRSQEISNRYEVEIQVGHYSDYQAAPTCGLATRDSIVGEFDDPRYFADPLRIDAEMIWLAEGYLEYRIPNYLKPNQSFSEIQLSMELGSESPGYCDNYPSDIYFYINGIEIGCWTSPGDFGNTRGTFNPDWWPPHLNQYGMLKLIRITQEGSYIDGCRISDVTLDDISLDYKSDILFRIAVTEEPVNKRGLTIFGKHFGNYGQGLLARVLYNVQED, from the coding sequence ATGATTTATATTAAGGATCTGAAGTCGGGTGTGAACATCTTCAAAGCCCTCAGTTCGGAGATTCGGATACAGATCATTGAACTACTGGCGAAGAACCAGAGCCTTAATCTCAATGATCTTGCAACCAAGCTGGGACTTAGCAATGGAGCAATTACGATGCATATCAAAAAGCTGGAGGAGAGCGGTTTAATCGAAATAAACACCGCTGTCGGCAAGCACGGAATCCAGAAAATTTGCTATCTCAATGAGGAGAAGCTGATGGTGGATCTGCGTTCGCAGGAGATTAGCAACCGTTATGAGGTAGAGATTCAAGTGGGACATTACAGTGATTATCAAGCTGCTCCTACTTGTGGACTTGCGACGCGGGACAGTATCGTTGGGGAATTCGATGACCCACGTTATTTCGCAGATCCATTACGCATTGATGCGGAGATGATTTGGCTTGCGGAAGGTTATTTGGAGTATCGCATTCCTAATTATCTGAAACCGAATCAGTCGTTTAGTGAGATTCAACTCTCTATGGAGCTTGGTTCGGAATCACCTGGCTATTGCGATAACTACCCTTCGGATATTTACTTTTACATCAACGGTATCGAGATTGGCTGCTGGACGAGTCCAGGTGACTTCGGCAATACACGCGGAACGTTCAATCCAGACTGGTGGCCTCCTCACCTTAATCAGTACGGTATGCTGAAGCTGATCCGCATCACGCAGGAAGGTAGCTATATCGACGGCTGTCGCATTTCGGATGTTACGCTGGATGATATTAGTCTGGACTACAAAAGCGATATCCTCTTCCGGATTGCGGTAACAGAAGAGCCTGTCAACAAACGGGGACTCACGATCTTTGGCAAACATTTCGGCAACTATGGTCAAGGTCTACTCGCCCGTGTGCTCTACAATGTACAAGAAGATTAG
- a CDS encoding carbohydrate ABC transporter permease, with protein MNTKSSLYRKERLYGYLFITPPILGLLIFVLFPFLYSLYGSFTDWDGLGQMNFIGLANFKDLLTDDLFYKAMFNTFYLMLGIPIGLLLALLLAMGLNRKIPGTTTFRVIYYIPVISSLAAVSIMWNWAYNGDYGLVNQFLALFGIEGPNWLANKDTVKPALIIMTVWKGLGYTMLLYLAALQSVSRTYYEAAELDGANGFQIFRNITWPMVKPVTFFLVVTNIIGGSQIFTEMNIMTPTGGPEYSSASIVFYIWQKAFSNLQMGYASAMAMILGVFIFVITLVQFKLNERSAYDGD; from the coding sequence GTGAATACAAAGTCTAGCTTGTATCGCAAAGAGAGGCTGTACGGATATTTGTTTATTACACCTCCAATTCTAGGTCTGCTGATCTTTGTTCTGTTCCCTTTCTTATATTCGTTGTACGGTTCGTTCACGGATTGGGATGGCTTGGGACAGATGAACTTTATCGGTTTAGCCAATTTTAAGGATTTGCTCACAGATGATCTGTTTTACAAAGCGATGTTTAACACCTTTTATCTGATGCTGGGTATTCCGATTGGATTGTTACTTGCACTCTTGCTCGCAATGGGCTTGAATCGCAAAATTCCCGGTACAACGACGTTCCGCGTAATCTATTATATTCCGGTTATTTCTTCCCTTGCGGCCGTATCCATCATGTGGAACTGGGCTTATAACGGGGATTACGGATTGGTTAACCAGTTCCTTGCACTCTTCGGCATTGAAGGTCCTAACTGGCTGGCTAACAAAGATACAGTCAAACCAGCTCTCATTATTATGACGGTGTGGAAAGGTCTGGGGTACACGATGTTGCTGTATCTGGCTGCCCTACAAAGCGTATCACGTACATACTACGAGGCGGCTGAGCTGGACGGAGCGAACGGGTTCCAGATTTTCCGTAACATCACCTGGCCGATGGTGAAGCCAGTTACCTTCTTCCTCGTGGTTACCAATATTATTGGTGGCTCCCAGATCTTTACCGAGATGAACATTATGACCCCTACAGGCGGTCCTGAGTATTCATCGGCGTCGATCGTTTTCTACATCTGGCAAAAAGCGTTCAGCAACCTGCAAATGGGTTACGCCTCAGCGATGGCCATGATTCTTGGTGTTTTCATCTTTGTCATTACTTTGGTGCAATTCAAATTAAACGAAAGATCAGCCTATGATGGGGATTGA
- a CDS encoding EcsC family protein has translation MESRETLDQELEQIYKWEKEQKDLFIWDKIGRLPFAMLDKVMPKALKDKIGNSLNEVGQYVQHGGKFLVQKKKVAKLLQEEAQRSGHSMLGHTDRLEQEAEEEDTAKIHSVENLPLEVLDRVADNIAESRTKFAAAQGAATGIGGIVTIAADIPMVMGLSLKVLQEMALCYGYDPDEPQERIFIVKCLQFTSADIVGKKAIIDELTDYENPDKQVEVMSQMQGWREVFESYRESFGWKKLFQLIPIAGMIFGSVSNKNTIRDVAETGKMLYKKRLILQRLK, from the coding sequence ATGGAATCACGCGAGACGTTGGATCAGGAGTTAGAGCAGATATATAAATGGGAGAAAGAGCAGAAGGACTTGTTCATTTGGGACAAAATCGGTCGTCTGCCATTTGCTATGTTAGACAAAGTTATGCCTAAGGCATTGAAAGATAAAATTGGGAACTCGCTTAATGAAGTAGGACAGTATGTACAGCATGGTGGTAAATTTCTCGTTCAGAAGAAGAAGGTGGCGAAGCTGTTACAGGAGGAAGCTCAGCGATCAGGTCATTCGATGTTAGGGCATACGGATCGTCTTGAACAGGAAGCTGAGGAAGAGGACACAGCGAAAATTCACAGTGTGGAGAACCTGCCTCTTGAAGTGTTGGATCGCGTAGCGGATAACATTGCCGAGAGTCGTACCAAGTTTGCGGCAGCGCAAGGAGCGGCAACGGGCATTGGTGGCATCGTGACGATTGCAGCGGATATTCCAATGGTGATGGGGCTTTCTTTGAAAGTATTGCAGGAGATGGCGTTATGTTACGGTTATGATCCAGATGAGCCACAGGAGCGTATTTTCATCGTGAAGTGTCTGCAATTTACATCGGCGGATATCGTAGGTAAGAAGGCAATCATCGATGAACTGACGGATTACGAGAATCCTGATAAACAGGTTGAGGTCATGTCGCAAATGCAAGGATGGCGAGAAGTTTTTGAATCCTATCGTGAGTCCTTTGGATGGAAAAAGCTATTTCAACTCATTCCGATTGCCGGCATGATCTTTGGTTCGGTGAGCAATAAAAACACGATTCGAGATGTAGCCGAGACGGGCAAAATGCTCTACAAAAAACGGCTGATTCTTCAACGATTAAAGTGA
- a CDS encoding YafY family protein, whose product MKLERLISIIFKLLNHEVLSASTLAEEFHVSPRTIYRDIDVICAAGFPVVSHQGLKGGYGIIDGYKMDKSLLGSYDVNSLITVLSSLSTVFDDGRVQGTIERLQTIGSEHQISNLSIDLETRRTEPDALPYLRAGITEYRIIQFDYINTKNERTTRRMEPVKLHFKYRNWYVYGFCLTRQDYREFRLSRMMNVSLSSDTFQPHSDSIEPTIKRDDSPQNQTTEVVFKVNPEALAEAMDHFQQADKQFHDDGSMTMRIAVHQPLKARWLCSFLLSLGSGAEVLEPAELRDILKEELQNALKPYKKTH is encoded by the coding sequence ATGAAATTGGAACGTTTAATCTCGATCATATTCAAGCTCTTGAACCATGAAGTGTTGTCGGCTTCTACACTAGCGGAAGAGTTTCACGTTTCTCCAAGAACCATCTATCGAGACATTGATGTCATCTGTGCAGCCGGCTTCCCCGTCGTCTCTCATCAAGGACTTAAAGGCGGGTATGGCATTATTGATGGATATAAAATGGACAAAAGCTTACTCGGCTCATACGATGTAAATTCCCTCATTACAGTACTCAGCAGTCTCTCCACTGTCTTTGATGATGGACGAGTACAGGGAACGATTGAGCGACTGCAAACGATTGGTTCGGAGCATCAAATCTCCAATTTATCCATCGATCTGGAGACACGTCGAACGGAACCTGATGCCCTGCCATATCTCCGAGCAGGAATCACCGAATATCGGATTATCCAGTTCGATTACATTAATACCAAGAATGAACGAACAACCCGTCGAATGGAACCCGTAAAACTGCACTTCAAATATCGCAATTGGTACGTATATGGATTCTGCCTGACACGTCAAGATTATCGGGAGTTCCGACTCTCTCGGATGATGAACGTGAGCTTAAGCTCTGACACTTTCCAACCGCATTCGGACAGTATTGAACCAACGATTAAGCGGGATGACTCCCCGCAAAACCAGACCACAGAAGTGGTGTTCAAGGTTAATCCGGAAGCCCTCGCGGAAGCCATGGATCACTTTCAACAAGCGGATAAACAATTTCATGATGATGGAAGCATGACGATGCGAATCGCAGTTCATCAGCCATTGAAAGCCCGTTGGTTATGCTCGTTCCTGTTAAGTTTAGGTAGTGGCGCTGAAGTACTTGAACCCGCCGAACTGCGAGATATCCTGAAGGAAGAGCTTCAGAACGCACTGAAGCCATACAAAAAAACACATTGA
- a CDS encoding prolyl-tRNA synthetase associated domain-containing protein, with the protein MLDKQGFYHLLDSNNIEYESIEHPAVYTMEEIFSYQIPHTEHIVKNLFLRDDKKRNYYLVTIAGTKSVDLRSLSETIPSRKLSFASEKDLLELLRLEKGHVNPMGVLNNVQQNVTVVFDKDLVGQKIGIHPMENTATVFLEFEDVKALIAAHGSSIVMCDIE; encoded by the coding sequence ATGTTAGACAAACAAGGTTTCTACCACTTATTAGATAGTAATAATATAGAATACGAAAGTATTGAACACCCAGCAGTATATACGATGGAGGAAATATTCTCTTATCAAATTCCACATACAGAGCATATCGTGAAAAATCTATTTCTACGTGATGACAAAAAACGAAACTATTATCTGGTGACTATAGCCGGAACGAAGTCCGTTGATTTGAGAAGTTTGAGCGAAACGATACCTAGTCGCAAACTAAGCTTTGCTAGTGAGAAGGATTTGTTGGAACTCCTCAGACTGGAAAAAGGACATGTGAATCCGATGGGAGTTCTCAATAATGTTCAGCAAAACGTAACCGTAGTCTTTGACAAGGATCTAGTCGGTCAAAAAATCGGAATTCATCCCATGGAAAATACAGCGACTGTATTCCTTGAATTTGAAGATGTTAAGGCATTGATTGCAGCTCATGGCAGTAGCATCGTCATGTGTGACATTGAATAA
- a CDS encoding family 43 glycosylhydrolase, with protein MTQSITFTNPILEQRADPWVYRHTDGYYYFSASVPAFDRIEIRRARTIEELKDAEPVTAWHKRDTGPMSANIWAPEIHFIDGKWYIYFAAAHTSETNEGLFDHRMYVLENESANPLEGEWVEKGQTLTRWESFALDATTFEHRGIRYLVWAQKDPDIPGNSNLYISEMENPWTLRGEQVMISTPEYDWEIIGFKVNEGAAVLHRNGRIFIGYSASATDYNYCMGLLTADENANLLDPASWVKSPEPVFQTCEANGQYGPGHNSFTVTPDGQTDILIYHARNYKEIEGDPLYDPNRHARAQVIRWREDGTPDFGVPVPDGKAVAGVEQ; from the coding sequence ATGACACAATCCATTACATTTACCAATCCTATTCTGGAACAGCGTGCCGATCCGTGGGTGTATCGCCATACGGATGGTTACTATTATTTTTCCGCTTCTGTGCCTGCATTCGACCGGATCGAAATCCGTCGTGCGCGCACAATTGAGGAGCTCAAGGATGCGGAGCCGGTGACGGCATGGCACAAACGCGACACTGGACCAATGAGCGCCAATATCTGGGCACCTGAGATTCATTTTATCGACGGAAAATGGTATATCTATTTTGCCGCAGCACATACCAGTGAGACGAATGAAGGTTTGTTTGATCACCGGATGTACGTACTGGAAAATGAATCTGCGAACCCACTGGAGGGTGAGTGGGTGGAGAAAGGGCAGACGTTGACGCGCTGGGAGAGCTTTGCTTTGGACGCTACGACGTTTGAGCACCGAGGCATCCGCTATCTCGTTTGGGCACAGAAAGACCCGGATATCCCAGGTAACTCTAACCTGTATATTTCCGAGATGGAGAATCCGTGGACACTGCGCGGAGAACAGGTCATGATCTCTACACCTGAATATGATTGGGAGATCATCGGTTTCAAAGTCAATGAAGGTGCAGCTGTTTTGCACCGAAATGGACGTATTTTCATTGGTTATTCAGCCAGTGCCACAGATTATAATTATTGCATGGGATTACTCACAGCGGATGAGAATGCCAATCTGCTCGATCCAGCAAGCTGGGTGAAGTCACCTGAACCAGTATTCCAGACATGTGAAGCGAACGGCCAGTATGGCCCAGGCCACAACAGCTTTACCGTAACGCCAGATGGGCAGACGGATATCCTCATTTATCACGCCCGTAACTACAAAGAGATCGAGGGAGATCCGCTCTATGATCCTAACCGTCATGCCCGTGCTCAAGTAATCCGCTGGAGAGAGGACGGTACACCTGATTTTGGTGTTCCTGTTCCAGATGGTAAAGCTGTAGCTGGAGTGGAACAATAA
- a CDS encoding sugar ABC transporter substrate-binding protein, whose amino-acid sequence MVKKKSWVTFMLLMLVTALVLAGCGGDSGGASGNKELTFMFRGGTDEQKAYQAVVKKFEEENPGIKVKLIVTAADQYATKLRAAITGNSLPDIFYFNPGDVKAYVNSNVLMNLTPYVENNPDVDLNNIWKYGVDLYRYDGQMAGQGDLYGMPKDLGPFALGYNKTLFEKEGIPLPDKDKPYTWDEFIQVNQQATKDTNGDGKPDVFGTGFNVNWALQSFVWSNGADWLDETKTKVTIDDPKFAEALQFFADMQNKYKITPSIEEAQTLDTYQRWMKGEMAFFPVGPWDMSTFEGLPFEYDLLPFPAGSSGKSATWIGSLGIGVSAKTKYPEEAAKLVNYLTASKDAMQQLVDAKVQIPNLLDMADEWAKDTSTKPANKQEFLDIVEDYGRSLPGNYTYNAEWYDLFFTDVQPVLDGKITAAEYVKQQQPKMQKLLDKAVEQEKKSQK is encoded by the coding sequence ATGGTAAAGAAAAAGAGTTGGGTCACGTTTATGCTTCTTATGCTGGTTACTGCACTTGTCTTAGCAGGTTGCGGTGGAGATAGCGGTGGGGCGAGTGGTAACAAAGAACTGACATTTATGTTCCGAGGCGGTACAGATGAACAGAAGGCTTATCAAGCGGTCGTCAAAAAGTTTGAAGAAGAAAATCCTGGCATCAAAGTTAAGTTGATTGTAACGGCTGCGGATCAATATGCTACCAAGCTGAGAGCGGCGATCACGGGCAATAGCCTACCAGATATTTTTTATTTTAACCCTGGTGACGTGAAAGCGTATGTGAACAGCAATGTACTGATGAATCTGACTCCTTATGTTGAAAATAACCCGGATGTGGATCTGAATAATATTTGGAAATATGGTGTGGATTTATATCGTTACGATGGCCAAATGGCAGGACAAGGAGACCTTTACGGTATGCCGAAAGATCTTGGTCCATTCGCACTTGGTTATAACAAAACGCTGTTTGAAAAAGAAGGCATTCCACTTCCAGACAAAGACAAGCCATATACGTGGGATGAGTTCATTCAAGTGAATCAGCAAGCAACGAAAGATACGAACGGAGACGGCAAACCGGATGTATTTGGTACAGGCTTCAACGTAAACTGGGCGCTTCAATCCTTCGTATGGAGTAATGGTGCTGACTGGTTGGATGAGACCAAAACAAAAGTAACGATTGATGATCCGAAATTTGCGGAAGCGCTACAATTTTTCGCAGACATGCAGAATAAATACAAAATCACACCTTCTATTGAAGAAGCACAAACACTGGATACGTACCAACGTTGGATGAAAGGGGAAATGGCATTCTTCCCTGTAGGTCCGTGGGATATGAGTACGTTTGAAGGATTACCTTTTGAATATGATCTGTTGCCATTCCCAGCTGGTTCTAGTGGTAAGTCCGCAACGTGGATTGGTTCCCTGGGTATCGGTGTTTCCGCCAAAACAAAATACCCTGAAGAAGCAGCTAAACTGGTGAATTACCTTACAGCTTCTAAGGATGCAATGCAGCAGCTTGTCGATGCCAAAGTACAGATTCCAAACCTGCTCGACATGGCTGATGAATGGGCCAAAGATACATCAACGAAGCCAGCGAATAAACAGGAATTCCTTGATATCGTTGAAGACTATGGTCGCTCCCTTCCAGGGAACTACACGTATAACGCAGAGTGGTACGATCTGTTCTTCACAGACGTTCAGCCTGTGCTGGATGGCAAAATTACAGCCGCAGAATATGTGAAGCAGCAACAGCCGAAAATGCAGAAGTTGTTGGACAAAGCGGTAGAGCAAGAGAAGAAATCTCAGAAATAA
- a CDS encoding helix-turn-helix domain-containing protein — protein MSNAYLRWFTSDKEFPFFIQYGGHETDMELHNHMDFTELVIVLNGHATHVVNNEEFFIKKGNVFVINGETHHAYIDPHDFKICNIMFRPDMLSSTGPDLRRSNGFQALFVLEPFYRHIHSFPSVLSLPISSLEYIEALISFMVEEYETKQQGYQTMLIARLTEMAVYLSRQYDTQEKGGRGNNLMHLANAISYIEDQYLKPLSLEDIAGKSNISIRHLNRIFRSYYQMTPISYVHKLRLEKACHLLKNSNLSITQISYDCGFNDSNYFTRQFKKAYGMSPKNYRLNLN, from the coding sequence TTGAGTAATGCATATCTGAGATGGTTTACGTCAGATAAGGAGTTCCCGTTTTTCATTCAATATGGTGGGCATGAGACAGATATGGAGCTTCACAATCATATGGATTTCACGGAGCTTGTAATTGTCTTGAATGGTCATGCGACCCATGTTGTGAATAACGAGGAGTTTTTTATCAAAAAGGGAAATGTATTTGTCATCAATGGCGAGACACATCATGCGTATATCGACCCTCATGATTTTAAAATATGTAATATTATGTTCAGACCTGACATGCTCTCATCAACCGGACCTGATCTGAGGAGATCGAATGGATTTCAAGCGTTGTTTGTGTTGGAACCGTTTTATCGTCATATCCACTCGTTTCCGAGTGTGCTCTCCTTGCCTATTTCTAGTCTGGAATATATTGAAGCTCTGATTTCGTTCATGGTTGAGGAATATGAGACGAAGCAGCAAGGATACCAAACGATGCTGATTGCACGTCTCACGGAGATGGCGGTATATCTGTCGAGGCAGTATGATACGCAGGAGAAGGGCGGTAGGGGCAATAATCTGATGCACCTGGCCAATGCCATTTCCTATATTGAAGATCAGTATTTGAAGCCATTATCGCTGGAGGATATTGCGGGGAAATCAAACATATCGATTAGGCATCTCAATCGGATCTTTCGCTCCTATTATCAGATGACGCCTATCTCATATGTGCATAAGCTGCGTCTGGAAAAGGCATGTCATCTACTGAAAAATAGCAATCTATCCATTACCCAAATCTCGTATGATTGTGGATTTAATGATAGCAATTATTTTACTCGTCAGTTTAAGAAAGCCTATGGCATGTCGCCCAAGAATTACAGGCTGAATCTGAACTGA